The following are from one region of the Sorghum bicolor cultivar BTx623 chromosome 2, Sorghum_bicolor_NCBIv3, whole genome shotgun sequence genome:
- the LOC110432506 gene encoding regulatory protein viviparous-1-like — protein sequence MDASTGVPSKPASAGMDVMSAPPHLASDADGSREEKYVPGVTGSEVAYTHVSAAGEEEPPQFLIDWWVTSIRESISAEDLCNIRFRRSTIQAATARLGGGRQGNLQLLKLIFTWVQNNHQRPRDVMEEAAGLHGQVSSSPPGANPVPGYEFPAGGQHIAAGGGTSLTPLIQQPSTPPARAAGQHHLFHQSSSKSSVVVSRQLFSPGFGGQYAGAASHLIMAGVEASATKEKQKDDSVQRLAAYKRQGAKAEEKLRFLLQKELKQSDVGELGRIVLPKMEAEVHLPELKTKYGISIPMEDIGTSRVWNMQYRFWSDNKSRMYVLGNTGEFVRSNELQQGDFIVIYSDVKSGKYLIQGVKVKPPDTTTTDSAHLVRDTSEVDLDEVDKKKERTSTDGGSFKSKL from the exons ATGGACGCCTCCACCGGCGTGCCTTCCAAGCCTGCTTCCGCTGGTATGGACGTCATGTCCGCGCCACCGcatctggcgagcgacgccgacgGCAGTCGTGAAGAGAAATACGTGCCGGGAGTCACGGGGTCAGAGGTGGCCTACACGCATGTGTCAgcagcaggggaggaggagCCGCCGCAGTTCTTAATAGACTGGTGGGTCACGAGCATCCGTGAGAGCATCTCGGCCGAGGATCTCTGCAACATCCGTTTCCGCCGCTCCACCATCCAGGCCGCCACAGCCCGGCTCGGCGGCGGTCGCCAGGGCAATCTGCAGttgctcaagctcatcttcactTGGGTGCAGAACAACCATCAGCGCCCTCGTGACGTGATGGAGGAGGCGGCGGGCCTGCACGGCCAGGTCTCCAGCAGCCCGCCGGGCGCCAACCCAGTACCAGGATATGAGTTCCCCGCGGGTGGACAGCACATCGCCGCAGGCGGCGGCACATCCTTGACGCCCCTCATCCAGCAGCCGTCCACGCCGCCTGCAAGAGCGGCAGGCCAACACCACCTTTTCCACCAGAGCTCCAGCAAGAGCAGTGTGGTTGTGAGCAGACAGCTGTTCTCCCCCGGATTCGGCGGTCAGTACGCCGGTGCCGCCAGCCACCTGATCATGGCAGGTGTGGAGGCCTCGGCGACCAAGGAGAAGCAGAAGGATGACAGTGTCCAGCGCTTGGCAGCTTATAAGCGTCAG GGGGCAAAGGCGGAGGAGAAGCTGCGGTTCCTGCTGCAGAAGGAGCTGAAGCAGAGCGACGTCGGGGAACTCGGACGCATCGTGCTCCCCAAA ATGGAAGCAGAGGTTCACCTGCCGGAGCTCAAGACGAAGTATGGAATCTCCATCCCCATGGAGGACATCGGAACATCGCGCGTATGGAACATGCAGTACAG gttTTGGTCCGACAACAAGAGCAGAATGTATGTGTTGGGGAACACTG GGGAATTTGTTCGTTCCAATGAGCTTCAGCAGGGAGATTTCATAGTGATCTACTCTGATGTCAAGTCGGGCAAATAT CTGATACAGGGCGTGAAGGTAAAGCCGCCGGACACTACTACAACAGATAGTGCCCACCTGGTGAGGGATACTTCCGAGGTTGACTTGGATGAGGTGGATAAGAAAAAGGAACGCACATCTACGGATGGTGGGAGCTTTAAATCTAAATTATAA